The DNA segment CTCGCCCAGCCCGAGGCCGAGCAGCGCCGCGAGCCCGGCGTGCAGCGCGCCGTACGCCCCGAACGCGGCGCCGGCCGCCGCGCATCCGGCCGCCACCACCCCCGCGCACAGCAGCGCCGCCCGCACCGGGACGGCGCCCGCGACCGCCGCGCCGAGCCCCTCGGGACGGGCGGCCGGCACCCCCGCGCGGGAGGCGAGGGTCAGGGCGCCGCGCGCCACGGTCGCCGCGACGACCGCCGCGACCGCGCCGCGCGCCCAGCCGTCCGCGTACAGCGCGTCCAGCGCCGCCACCTGGGCCAGCAGGGCGAACAGCAGCGTGACGACGCCGAACGGGCCGATGTCGGACTGCTTCATGATGCGCAGCGCCTCCTCGGCGGGCTTGCCGCTGCCCAGGCCGTCGGCGGTGTCGGCGAGCCCGTCCAGATGCAGCCCGCGGGTGAGCACGGCCGGTACGGCGGCGGTGGCGACGGCGGCGAGCAGCGGACCGCCGCCGAGCAGCAGCAGCGCCGCGCCGAGCGCGGCCGCGCACAGCCCGACGACCAGTCCGGCCAGCGGTGCGCAGAGCATGCCGCCGCGCGCCGCCTCCCCGTCCCAGCGGGTCAGGCGCACCGGCAGCACGGTCAGCGTCCCGAACGCGAAGCGCAGGGCGTCGGAGGGGGCCGGGGGAGCGGGGGTGTCGGTCACCGCGGCAGGCTATCCGGGCGCCCGCCACGATCCGCCGGCGGTCCGGACCGTCGCCCGACGAACCGGGCCCCGGGGTGGTGAAGTGTCCCTACCCGACAGATCCCGACAGATGGGGAGCGCGTGGGATGGGCCACTGGTGGTACCGCAACATCGTCGAGCCGGGGAAGCTGCCGCTGCTGCTGGCCCTCGCCTCCTTCGTGCTGACCTTCCTCGTGACCCGGGTCATCACCCGGCTGATCCGCGCGGGCCGGGGCCCGTTCCGCAACATCACCCCCGGCGGCGTCCACGTCCACCACGTCGTGCCCGGGGTGATCCTCATGGTCCTGGGCGGATTCATCGCCCTCGCGGGCGGCCGGCGCGGCTTCGGCGCCGGGGTGGCCGCGGTGCTCTTCGGCATCGGAGTGGGCCTCGTCCTGGACGAGTTCGCGCTGATCCTCCACCTCGACGACGTGTACTGGACCGAGGAGGGGACCAAGAGCGTCGAGATCGTCATCCTCACCGCGGCCCTGGTCGCCCTGATCCTCGCCGGGTTCCTGCCGTTCGGCGTCAACGAACTCGGCGCGGAGGAGGCCACCGACCGCTTCACCGTCGTGCGGACCGTGGCCGTCAACTTCCTCTTCGCGCTCGTCGCGCTCACCAAGGGCAAGGGCCGGATCGCGGTCGTCGGGGTCTTCGTGCCGTTCGTGGC comes from the Streptomyces angustmyceticus genome and includes:
- a CDS encoding adenosylcobinamide-GDP ribazoletransferase, whose product is MTDTPAPPAPSDALRFAFGTLTVLPVRLTRWDGEAARGGMLCAPLAGLVVGLCAAALGAALLLLGGGPLLAAVATAAVPAVLTRGLHLDGLADTADGLGSGKPAEEALRIMKQSDIGPFGVVTLLFALLAQVAALDALYADGWARGAVAAVVAATVARGALTLASRAGVPAARPEGLGAAVAGAVPVRAALLCAGVVAAGCAAAGAAFGAYGALHAGLAALLGLGLGEMLLRHCRRRFGGVTGDVFGALAESAGLTALVALSLG